The Sphingomonas aliaeris genome segment GATCGTCCCCACGGAAACTGCATCCCGGGCGTCCACCCACCCCCAGCCCCTCCCTTTCAGGGAGGGGAGTAGAAGGGCAAGCTTCCGACGCCGGATCCGGCTTTCATCCAGCCCCGGCAATCCAAACGAAAAAGCCCGCCTCCTTTCGGAAGCGGGCCTCTTACAAAACCACTACCGTTCGGACGTTCAGCCCGCGCGGGTGCCCGTCATCGGGAAGCTGCCGAACGCGCCTGCGCCGACGCTGCCGGTGATCGTGTCGCCGTCGATCGTCGCGGTGCAATCCAGCGTCATCGGCATCGGCACGGTCATCTTCATCGTCCAGCTGATCGTGTTGCCATCGACCTTGCCGTCCGTGATGTCGACCGAACCCATCGCACCGCTGTTGGTGCCGGTGAAGGTGTCGCCATTGCTGGCGACGGTCAGCGTGCTCTTCTGGTCGCCGAGCGGCGATTTGACGATCGTATCCCAGGTGCCATCAACTGCGGCCATTATTTCTCTCCCGAAGCAGTGGCGCCCGCAACGGACGCCGCGGTGATTTCCTCGACGGGCAGGCCGAGACTGTCAAGCTGCGGCCGGACCGTCTTGGCATCGCCCACGACGACCCAGACCAGCTTCTTCGGGTCGATTGCCGCGCGTGCCGCAGCGTCAAGCTGGGGCAGCGTCATCGCCTTATATTTTTGCGTGATCGTCCCGTAATAATCGTCGGGGCGCTTATACAGGTCGTTCTGCTGCATCGCGCGGAGGACATCGAACGACGTTTCGAAATTGCCCGAAAGTGAACGCGTTGCGCCCGCGATCGCACGATCGAACTCGAACTTCGTCATCGGCTTGGTCGTCACGAACTCGGCAATGTCGCTGCGCAGCGCGGCGATCGAGGCGCCCGTCTTGTCCGACTGGACGGGGGCGCTGATGATGTAGGGCGCGGCATTCTCGCTCCGCTGGAACCCGCCGCTGACGCCATAGGACCAGTGCTTGCCCTCTCGCAGGTCCATGTTGATACGGCTGAGGAAGCTGCCGCCCAGTGCGTCGTTGGCGGTGAGGACGGGCAGCAGTTCGTCGCTGCCGTTCAGGCCGGTGACCGCGCCGGCACTGATCTGCGACTGCGGCGAATCCGGACGATCAACGAGGATGATCTTCGGGCTGGCGGTGCCGGTAATCGGGCCGAACGTCTTGGTGCCAACCGGACCGACGCCCTTCCAGTCGCCGAAGCGCTTGTTCAGCGCCGCCTTCACCGTCGCCAGCGGCAGATCGCTGACGATAAAGATCTTCGCACGTTCGGGACGCAGCCACGCCTGCTGGAATGCGATCAGGTCGTCGCGGGTCAGACTGCCGACCGCAGCCGGATCGCCGCTGCCCGCCGACTTGGCGTAGGGGGAGGCCGGTCCATAGATCAGTTTCGGCAGGATGCGTCCGGCGATCGCACCGGGGTTGGTCAGTTCCTGCGCGATCTCGGCGAGCTGTTGCTGCTTCACGCGGGCGACCTCGGGCGCGGCGAACGCCGGATTGCGGGTCACGTCGGCAAACAGGTCGATAGCGGGGGCGAGGTTCGCACTCGGCGTCGACAGCGTCAGTGAGGTGCGGTCGAGGCTTGCCCCCGTGGCAATGTCCACGCCCAGCCGCTCACGCGCTTCGGCGAACTTCGTCGAGATCGAGCGTCTTGGTACCTTCGTCGAGCATGCTGAGCGTCAGTTGCTGCGTCCCGAGCTTGCCCGAGACGTCGGCCGCCACACCGGCATCGAAGCTGATCACCGCCTTCGTCATCGGTACCGCGCCGCGCTGTGCGTAGATCAGTTCGATGCCGTTGTTCAGCCGATCCCGGGTAACCGCCGGGAATGTCAGGCCGGCGACATCACCCACCGCGGGGAGCGGCCCGCGCGTGCCCTTCGGCGTTGCAGGCGGCGCCTGTACGATCTTGACCTCCTTGGGCACCTGCGCCTCCGCGTAGGAGTCGCGTGCGCCCGGAGCGACGGTCAGATTATAGGACGGCTTGGTCAGCCACGTATTGGCCGCAGCGCGAACGCTGGCCGGAGTTTGCGCGGCGAGTTCGGCGAGCTGTTTCTTGTAAAAACCGGGATCGTTGGAAAACAACGCCCCTTCGGCCAACGCGACGGCCTTTCCGCCGAAGCCACCGACCGACTCGAGGCCCGAAATGCGGCCCACTGCACTGTTGGTGACGTAGCGCGTGACTTCGTCAGCGGTCGGACCGGTTTTCAGGAAGTCGGCGACGATCTCGTCCATCCGTTTGGTGACGACGGCCGGATCGACGCCGGGCCGGACCACGACATAGATGTCGAATGTGCCGACCTGCGCGAAGCTCTGGTTACCGACGCTCACCTGCACGGCGAGCTTTCCCTGCCGGACGAGCGCGTTCTGCAGGCGCGAGCTGGACAGGCCGCCGAGGACGCCCGCGGCGACATCCAGCGCGGTCGCATCCTTGTCGTTCAGCCCCGGCACGGGCCAGGACCGCACCAGCAGGGTCGCGGCGACCCGGTCCTTCATCTGTTCGGTCTTGGTCGTCGCCAGCACGGGCACCGGAGCCGTCGGCAACTTCGATTGCGGGCCACGCGGGATGGCGCCGAAGTTCTTCTCGACCAGCGCCTTGGCGGTGGCGAGATCGACGTCGCCGGCCAGCACCAGCACGGCATTGTTCGGCCCGTAATGATCCTTGAACCACGCTTTCACGTCCGCCAGGCTCGCCCCGTCCAGATCGGCCATTGAGCCGATCGTCGTGTGGCCGTACGGGTGATCGGCCGGGAACACGCCCTCGTTCATCTTGTACTGGACGAGACCATAGGGCTGGTTGTCGTTGCCGCGCTTCTCGTTCTGCACGACGCCGCGTTGCTCATCCAGCACGCCCTGCGTGATCGCGCCGGTCAGATAGCCCATGCGATCGGATTCGAGGAACAGCGCGCGGTCGAGCGCCGCGGTCGGCACCGTCTCGAAATAGTTGGTGCGGTCGAAATAGGTCGTGCCGTTGAAATCGGTCGCGCCGACCTGCTTCAAAGGTTCGAAAAAGTCGTCCGGTGCGTTCTCGCTGCCGTTGAACATCAGATGCTCGAACAAATGAGCGAAACCGGACTTGCCCTTGGGTTCGTGCTTCGACCCGACGTCGTACCAGATCGACACCGCCACGACGGGTGCCTTGCGATCGGTGTGCACGATAACGCGAAGGCCGTTCGGGAGCGTGAACTGCTGGTAGGGGATATCGACCTGCTTGACGAGCGTGGAGACCGGCGCGGCCTTTGCGACCGCCGCGGCAGGAGCGGAGAATGCAGGTGTCGAAACCACAGCCGAAAGGGCCACGCCCGAAAGCGCGATAGTCCGGAATGTCATGCAGGTTTTTCCTCGAAGCGACCGTATCGTTTGATGCATAGCAAGCCGTGTGGCCGGCGCAACACACGGTTGTCGTCTTTCGGTCCCCGGGTCGCAACACATAGCAACAGCACGTTGATGTTGCGGCGGGACCGACCCAAAATTTTTGCTTGGTCCAGACCTAGCAGCCGGCATGCGGCGCGATCAGATGAATTATCAAGTGGGGAGCTTCTGTTGCTCGGTGCCCCCCGTACCGCCGGAATCCGCTTCTGTTGCCCGGTGCGGTCCAACCGCGCTTTTGTCTTAGTAAATTAGTCCGTTAAGACCAATTTACGCGGCAATCGCGAGCGCTTCGTTATCGTTAGCACTTGTGGTTTTGAGCCTATAACCGGTTACTCAGCCGGGGCAAAAACTGCGCCTTTGAACACACGTCGATCCTGCTTCGGCCCCGTCAGAACCTGTCCTCAAAGAACGGGTTTTGGTGGAGCCGCCGGGTACTGCCCCCGGGTCCGTTGCGTCTATTATGCACAGCACTTTATCACCATAGTCTCCGGGGCAAGCCCCTTACGACACCCTCTATATGGGATTATCGCCGGCTTTTGCCAAGCCCGGCGAGCATCGGGTTTGCGCGTAACGCCTTTTACTCGCCACAAATCCGGTTCATGGGACAGGATATCATGCTTACCCAGCGTTCCAGATATGCCTTGCGCGCCATGCTCTTCCTTGCCGGGGCGAAGCCCGGTGGCCCGCCGATCCCGATGAACCGCATCGCCGCGGAGGCGAACGTCCCGCGCAAGTTCCTGGAACTAATTCTCGCGGATCTTCGCGAAGCCGGCTTCCTGCACAGTCATCGCGGCAAGATGGGCGGCTATTGCCTTACCCGGCCGACGCATCTGATCTCGCTCGGGGAAATCATCCGCGTGATCGAAGGGCCGTTGGCGCTGGTGCCCTGCGTCAGCCGGACCGCCTACCGCTCGTGCAACGACTGCAAGGACGAGGCGACCTGCGCGATTCGGCATGCGATGATGCGCGTTCGGGACGAGACGGCGCGTATTCTCGACGGTACCAGCCTGGCCGATGCCGGGCTGGACGAACTGGTCGCCGCGTAAGGGGTCAGCCTCGCTTCCGCGCCTGACGGTACGTGCCGAGAAGCCGCAGCCACTTGGTCTGGAAGCGTAGTTCCTCCAGCGCGCGGTCCAGTCCGGGATCGCCCGGCTTGCCCTCGACATCCGCAAAGAATTCCGTCGCCGCGAACGTCCCGCCACGCTGATAGCTTTCCAGCTTGGTCATGTTGACCCCGTTCGTCGCGAACCCGCCCATCGCCTTGTACAAGGCGGCGGGGATGTTCTTCACCTCGAACATCAACGTCGTCATGTACGGCGCGTTCTCGCCGATCGGGTTTTCCGGTGCCGCATGCCCTACGCGCGCAAGCACGACGAAGCGCGTCATATTGTGTTCGGCATCGGCAATGCCATTCGCCAGCAGGTTCAGGCCATAGATGGCGGCGGCGCCCGGCGGCGCGAGCGCGGCGACCGCGGGATCGCCCTGTTCCGCAACCATCGCCGCGGCCCCGGCGGTGTCCGGATAGTTGATCGGCGTGATGTTGTGCTCGCGCAGCCAGTGGCGGCATTGTCCCAGTGCCTGCGGATGACTCATCGCCTGCCGGACTTCGTCGCGCGATCCAAGCCCCATCAGCGCATGCTTGATGCCGAGGAAATGCTCCCCGGTGATCACCAGACCCGATTCGGGAAGCAGGAAATGCATGTCCGCGACGCGGCCGTGCAGCGAATTCTCGATGGGAATGATGGCACAATCCGCACGTCCTTCGCGCACCGCATCGATCGCGTCGGCAAAATCGAAACAGGGCAGGGGCAGGCCGTTCGGAAAGGCCTCGACCGCCGCGACATGGCTGTTTGCGCCGGGTGCGCCCTGAAAAGCGACGGCGCGCGTGGGGTCCGCAGCGGCGGCGGCGGTCATCCGGTCCACGATCGGGCGGGCGGGGGCGGCAAAATTCTCCATGTGGCCGCCGCGCTTAAGCGCCGCTTGCGGTGTGGGCAACGCGAATCTAAAGGAAGCGCACTTACGCGGAACAGGCACGGGGCTGACATGGACAATCGGACGAACACGATCGCGGGCTGGGTGCTGGCGGCATGCGGCGCGGCACTGGGCTTGTCGATCGCCGGCGGCATGGTGTTTCACTCCGAAGCTCCCGAGAAATTCGGCTTCCCGATCGAGGCAGCGGAAGAGGGCGGAGACGCCGGCGCGGCCGAAGTGCCGATCGCCACGTTGCTCGCCACGGCCGACGTCGCCAAGGGCGCCGAAGTGTTCAAGAAGTGCGCCGCGTGCCACACGATCAACCAGGGCGGCGCCAACGGCATCGGCCCGAATCTCTACGCCACGCTCGGTGAGGGCGTTGCCGAGGGCAAGGGTGGATTCGCCTTCTCCGACGCGCTGAAGTCGAAGGGCGGCAAGTGGGACTTCGATAACATGAGCGCCTGGCTGACCAGCCCGCGCAAGTTCGCGCCCGGCACCAAGATGACCTTCGCCGGTATCGGCAACGGCCAGGACCGCGCGAACGTGATCGCCTATATCAACTCGATGGGGTCGGATCTGCCGATGCCGGCCGCTCCTGCGGCGGGCGCAGCGGCACCCGCAGGCGCCCCGGCCGATCCGGGCGGCAAGGCCGAACCGACCACCGAAGATTTGAGCAACAAGGCCGCGCCCGCGACCGGCGCACCTTCCATCGATCCGGCAGCGAAGGTTCGCGGCGCGAAGGAAGACGCAAAGTAAGCTTTGCTAATCGTGCGTGGTGATCGACGCTTGGTCTCATCGATCTGAGATCGCGGCGGCGCGTGACGAGCATATACTAGCCGTTCGTGCCGAGCTTGTCGAAGCACCTGTCCTGCTTTGCCCGCCCTTCGACAAGCTCAGGACGAACGGAGGGTTCAGGCCGCGGTAGGAGTTTCACCGTTCGTCTTGCACGATGACGTAGGCCCCGTTCGTTCGTTTCGAGCGTAGTCGAGAAACCCTTTCGACGGTCCGTGACGCCGGTTTCTCGACTACGCTCGAAACGAACGGGAGCGGTCGGCCACCGATCGAAATGAGCGGGGAGGGGGCCGAGGTGGCTACCTCGATATCGACCCGCAACAACGACGCGCCCCCCGGCCTTACCCGTCCCTCAGACCACCGGCTCCCGGTAGAAGTCCTGAACGACCTCCCATGCCTCGTTCGCCGTCTCGACCATCGTGAACAGGCTCAGGTCGCGCGGCGAGATGACGCCTTCTTCGACCAAGGCTTCGAAATTGACGACGCGGTTCCAGAAGTCCTTGCCGAACAGCAGGACGGGGATCGGCTTGATCTTGCCGGTCTGGATCAGCGTCAGCAGTTCGAACAGTTCGTCGAACGTACCGAACCCGCCCGGGAACGCGGCAAGCGCGCGGGCGTGGAGCAGGAAGTGCATCTTGCGCAGCGCGAAATAGTGGAACTGCATCGACAGATGCGGCGTGACATAGGGGTTGGGCGCCTGTTCGTGCGGCAGGACGATGTTCAGGCCGATCGACTCCTGACCCTGATCCGCTGCGCCGCGGTTCGCTGCCTCCATGATCGACGGTCCGCCGCCCGAGCAGACGACGAACTGTCTTTTGCCTTCCTCGTCGAGCGGGAACTGGCTGACCTTGCCCGCGAGTTCGCGTGCCACGTCGTAATATCTGGACTTGGCGACCAGGCTCTCGGCGATCCGGATACCCTGTTCGTTATCGCCTTCCGCCGCCCGGGCGAAGTCGAGCATCGCCTGTGCCTTGGATGGTTCGGGAATGCGGGCGGAGCCGTAGAAGACGAAGGTCGAGGCGATGTTCGCCTCTTTCAGGATCAGTTCGGGCTTCAGCAGTTCAAGCTGGAAGCGCACCGGGCGAAGGTCTTCGCGCAACAGGAAATCCATGTCCTGAAAGGCGAGCCGGAAGCTGGGGTTTTCGGTCTGCGGGGTGCTGACGCCGGCATTGGCGGTCTCGGCATCCTGGCGGGCGCGCGGGAATACCCGCGATGGAACATGTGTATCGGTCATCATCCGCGCCTAGAGCAAAACGGTTTCGGTTTGAAGCCCGTCCCCGACCGGCATCAGCGGCAGAAATTGGCCCGGTCGTCCTCGAAATGGAGGTGATTGTAGTGCGCCGCGTTGTAATCCGGGCTCAGCACCGTGCCGAAGCGCTTGCAGGCCGAGGCGCGGATCGTGCGCAGGAACAGGTTGACCGCCGGATCGACCGAGCGCCAGTCCTGCTGGATCGTCACGCGGCGCCCGTCAGCCAGCACGAAGCCGGATATGTCGACCGCATTGGCGGTGCCGTGGCCCGACAGGCGCGGCGTCGCGCTGCTGCCGACCACGTTGCGGCAGGCATAGGTGCCCATCGTCTCGATCCGCACGACGTCGCTGCCCAGGATCTGCCGCGCGGCGGGCGCGACGCCGCTTCTCGCCCAGCCGATGAACGCACGTGCCAGCCCGCACCGCATGCTCTTGATCCCGGACACGGGCAGGCCGACATCGATCAACTGGACCGCGCCGATCACCTGGCACCCGCCGCCGAAATCGCGATCCGGCAACGGCGAATAGCGCACGCCGATGCGTGAAAGATCGGCGAAGCACGCCTTGGTCTCGCTGGATGTCGGGATATTGAGCGTGACAGGCCGCGACCCCGCCGGCCGCGGCGGGGGCCGATTGTCTCCACCGCCGCACGCGGACAGCAGGAGGGCGAGCAAGAGGGGCGAACG includes the following:
- a CDS encoding M16 family metallopeptidase, with translation MDIATGASLDRTSLTLSTPSANLAPAIDLFADVTRNPAFAAPEVARVKQQQLAEIAQELTNPGAIAGRILPKLIYGPASPYAKSAGSGDPAAVGSLTRDDLIAFQQAWLRPERAKIFIVSDLPLATVKAALNKRFGDWKGVGPVGTKTFGPITGTASPKIILVDRPDSPQSQISAGAVTGLNGSDELLPVLTANDALGGSFLSRINMDLREGKHWSYGVSGGFQRSENAAPYIISAPVQSDKTGASIAALRSDIAEFVTTKPMTKFEFDRAIAGATRSLSGNFETSFDVLRAMQQNDLYKRPDDYYGTITQKYKAMTLPQLDAAARAAIDPKKLVWVVVGDAKTVRPQLDSLGLPVEEITAASVAGATASGEK
- a CDS encoding M16 family metallopeptidase yields the protein MTFRTIALSGVALSAVVSTPAFSAPAAAVAKAAPVSTLVKQVDIPYQQFTLPNGLRVIVHTDRKAPVVAVSIWYDVGSKHEPKGKSGFAHLFEHLMFNGSENAPDDFFEPLKQVGATDFNGTTYFDRTNYFETVPTAALDRALFLESDRMGYLTGAITQGVLDEQRGVVQNEKRGNDNQPYGLVQYKMNEGVFPADHPYGHTTIGSMADLDGASLADVKAWFKDHYGPNNAVLVLAGDVDLATAKALVEKNFGAIPRGPQSKLPTAPVPVLATTKTEQMKDRVAATLLVRSWPVPGLNDKDATALDVAAGVLGGLSSSRLQNALVRQGKLAVQVSVGNQSFAQVGTFDIYVVVRPGVDPAVVTKRMDEIVADFLKTGPTADEVTRYVTNSAVGRISGLESVGGFGGKAVALAEGALFSNDPGFYKKQLAELAAQTPASVRAAANTWLTKPSYNLTVAPGARDSYAEAQVPKEVKIVQAPPATPKGTRGPLPAVGDVAGLTFPAVTRDRLNNGIELIYAQRGAVPMTKAVISFDAGVAADVSGKLGTQQLTLSMLDEGTKTLDLDEVRRSA
- a CDS encoding RrF2 family transcriptional regulator — its product is MLTQRSRYALRAMLFLAGAKPGGPPIPMNRIAAEANVPRKFLELILADLREAGFLHSHRGKMGGYCLTRPTHLISLGEIIRVIEGPLALVPCVSRTAYRSCNDCKDEATCAIRHAMMRVRDETARILDGTSLADAGLDELVAA
- a CDS encoding prephenate dehydratase; this encodes MENFAAPARPIVDRMTAAAAADPTRAVAFQGAPGANSHVAAVEAFPNGLPLPCFDFADAIDAVREGRADCAIIPIENSLHGRVADMHFLLPESGLVITGEHFLGIKHALMGLGSRDEVRQAMSHPQALGQCRHWLREHNITPINYPDTAGAAAMVAEQGDPAVAALAPPGAAAIYGLNLLANGIADAEHNMTRFVVLARVGHAAPENPIGENAPYMTTLMFEVKNIPAALYKAMGGFATNGVNMTKLESYQRGGTFAATEFFADVEGKPGDPGLDRALEELRFQTKWLRLLGTYRQARKRG
- a CDS encoding c-type cytochrome, yielding MDNRTNTIAGWVLAACGAALGLSIAGGMVFHSEAPEKFGFPIEAAEEGGDAGAAEVPIATLLATADVAKGAEVFKKCAACHTINQGGANGIGPNLYATLGEGVAEGKGGFAFSDALKSKGGKWDFDNMSAWLTSPRKFAPGTKMTFAGIGNGQDRANVIAYINSMGSDLPMPAAPAAGAAAPAGAPADPGGKAEPTTEDLSNKAAPATGAPSIDPAAKVRGAKEDAK
- a CDS encoding LOG family protein, which codes for MTDTHVPSRVFPRARQDAETANAGVSTPQTENPSFRLAFQDMDFLLREDLRPVRFQLELLKPELILKEANIASTFVFYGSARIPEPSKAQAMLDFARAAEGDNEQGIRIAESLVAKSRYYDVARELAGKVSQFPLDEEGKRQFVVCSGGGPSIMEAANRGAADQGQESIGLNIVLPHEQAPNPYVTPHLSMQFHYFALRKMHFLLHARALAAFPGGFGTFDELFELLTLIQTGKIKPIPVLLFGKDFWNRVVNFEALVEEGVISPRDLSLFTMVETANEAWEVVQDFYREPVV
- a CDS encoding extensin family protein yields the protein MKRSPLLLALLLSACGGGDNRPPPRPAGSRPVTLNIPTSSETKACFADLSRIGVRYSPLPDRDFGGGCQVIGAVQLIDVGLPVSGIKSMRCGLARAFIGWARSGVAPAARQILGSDVVRIETMGTYACRNVVGSSATPRLSGHGTANAVDISGFVLADGRRVTIQQDWRSVDPAVNLFLRTIRASACKRFGTVLSPDYNAAHYNHLHFEDDRANFCR